One genomic segment of Coffea arabica cultivar ET-39 chromosome 6e, Coffea Arabica ET-39 HiFi, whole genome shotgun sequence includes these proteins:
- the LOC140009855 gene encoding uncharacterized mitochondrial protein AtMg00810-like: protein MCVLKIGFKKSLSESTLYVKIVNDDIIVISLYVDDLLVTGSKPILVNQFKEQMKQVFEMTDLGEMSYFLGMEVIQSQQEIFISQHKYARDVLKKFNMESCKSISTPLMENEKLSKDDGAAKVDEGLYRSLVGCLMYLIATRSDIMYVVSLLSRFMHCASELHFKAAKRVLRYAKGTVDFGVCFKKSEKLELHGYSDSDWAGSYDDMRSTSGYLFNLGSGCFSWNSKKQDVVAQSTAEAEYVAATAAVNQALWLRKLLADLNQVQQEATQIFVDNEAAIAISNNPIADIFTKALSKTRFECLRRQLGICSKSAKEEC, encoded by the exons ATGTG tgttctgaagatTGGATTTAAGAAGAGTTTGAGTGAATCAACTCTTTATGTAAAAATTGTCAATGATGATATAATTGTTATTTCACTATACgttgatgatttgcttgtcacAGGAAGTAAGCCAATCTTGGTAAATCAGTTTAAGGAGCAGATGAAGCAAGTCTTTGAAATGACAGACTTGGGAGAGATGTCCTATTTTCTTGGCATGGAGGTTATTCAATCTCAACAAGAAATCTTCATAAGTCAGCACAAATATGCAAGAGATGTGTTGAAAAAGTTTAATATGGAAAGTTGCAAATCAATTAGCACTCCATTGATGGAGAACGAGAAGCTTAGTAAAGATGATGGAGCTGCCAAAGTTGATGAAGGCCTATACAGAAGTCTTGTAGGTTGTTTAATGTATCTTATAGCAACAAGGTCTGATATTATGTATGTTGTGAGTTTACTGTCTAGATTTATGCATTGTGCAAGTGAGTTGCACTTCAAAGCTGCAAAAAGAGTACTCAGGTATGCCAAAGGCACTGTTGACTTTGgagtttgtttcaaaaaatcagaaaaattggaGTTACATGGCTATTCAGATAGTGATTGGGCTGGTTCATATGATGATATGAGGAGCACTTCTGGATACTTGTTCAACCTGGGTTCTGGATGTTTTTCATGGAATTCTAAGAAGCAAGATGTGGTAGCTCAATCTACTGCTGAGGCAGAATATGTTGCTGCTACGGCCGCTGTTAATCAAGCCTTATGGCTTAGGAAATTGTTAGCTGATCTAAATCAAGTTCAACAAGAAGCTACTCAAATTTTTGTTGATAATGAAGCTGCTATAGCTATTTCCAACAATCCA ATTGCAGATATTTTTACGAAGGCCTTGTCTAAAACAAGGTTTGAATGCCTAAGAAGACAGTTGGGGATCTGCAGTAAAAGTGCCAAGGAGGAGTGTTGA